DNA sequence from the Gemmatimonadetes bacterium SCN 70-22 genome:
CTCCCCCGTCAGCCGCTCCTGCACCTGCAGCCGCCGCGCGAACATGTCCACCAGCCGCGGCAGCTTGCTCAACCCCACGATCTTCCCGTTCGGGATGTACGCAATGTGCGCCTTCCCGAAGAACGGCAGCAGGTGGTGCTCGCACAACGAGTACAACTCGATGTCCCGCACCATCACCATGTTCTCGTGCGCCTCCGCGAACACCCCCTCCCCCACCACGTCCGCCACCCGCTGCGTGTACCCCCGCGTCAGGAA
Encoded proteins:
- a CDS encoding GTP cyclohydrolase I FolE, with translation FLTRGYTQRVADVVGEGVFAEAHENMVMVRDIELYSLCEHHLLPFFGKAHIAYIPNGKIVGLSKLPRLVDMFARRLQVQERLTGEIAEAIAGVLAPHGVGVVVEAYHLCMMMRGVEKQNSKTITSALLGCFRDDARTRDEFLRLAHGAGNGR